A section of the Coleofasciculus chthonoplastes PCC 7420 genome encodes:
- a CDS encoding endonuclease NucS domain-containing protein yields the protein MNQRYQINKTANGWEFANEAVLEDFVWDNLEKMLGWKPLKRQHHVNGNYSDILAIVNKDQLVIIELKNSEDRYVIQQLTRYYDALLKQKPYHDKVNYKLPIRLVVISPNFHADNWVDCKYHRLDFNLFEFSILWESQPRFKIQQLKTNNKCAPKLP from the coding sequence ATGAACCAACGGTATCAGATCAATAAAACTGCTAACGGATGGGAATTTGCTAACGAAGCAGTTCTGGAAGATTTCGTTTGGGATAATCTTGAAAAAATGCTTGGATGGAAACCCTTGAAAAGACAGCATCATGTTAATGGAAACTACTCTGATATTTTAGCTATTGTCAATAAGGATCAACTCGTAATTATAGAGCTTAAAAACAGTGAAGATAGATATGTTATTCAGCAGTTAACTCGTTATTACGACGCTCTTTTAAAACAAAAGCCTTATCACGATAAAGTAAATTACAAATTACCAATTCGTTTGGTCGTTATATCTCCAAATTTTCATGCAGATAATTGGGTGGATTGTAAATATCACCGTTTAGACTTTAATTTATTTGAATTTTCAATCCTTTGGGAATCACAACCTAGATTCAAAATACAACAACTAAAAACTAATAATAAGTGCGCTCCCAAATTGCCATAG
- a CDS encoding Uma2 family endonuclease: MSQLQAKLPTDTWVNATWDEYLQAISDPAYEKAKGYYYNGCMRLEMSPLGNPHSRDHFIVIAAIALFASIRDINFDGHDNCTYRKTGCEEAQPDVSFYVGDNAEIVPWEATIINLDTYPPPDLVIEVAYSSLADDKGEKRLLYESLGVREYWIIDVKNVQVIAFEIQNGGSRRIYQSQVFPGLEIALLEEAFRRSRQMNHGKVSAWLLSQFQA; this comes from the coding sequence ATGAGTCAACTGCAAGCCAAACTACCAACCGATACCTGGGTCAATGCGACTTGGGACGAATACCTTCAGGCAATCAGTGATCCAGCCTACGAAAAAGCGAAAGGCTACTATTATAACGGATGCATGAGGCTAGAGATGTCTCCACTTGGTAACCCCCATTCCCGCGACCATTTCATTGTTATTGCTGCGATTGCCCTCTTTGCCAGTATTCGAGACATTAACTTTGATGGTCATGATAATTGCACGTATCGTAAGACAGGCTGTGAGGAAGCCCAACCGGATGTTTCGTTTTATGTCGGTGACAACGCGGAAATAGTCCCTTGGGAAGCGACGATTATTAATCTCGATACCTACCCACCCCCTGATTTAGTCATTGAAGTTGCTTACTCTTCCCTAGCCGATGACAAAGGAGAGAAACGTCTCCTCTACGAATCCTTGGGAGTTCGGGAGTATTGGATTATTGATGTAAAAAATGTTCAGGTTATCGCCTTTGAAATTCAAAATGGCGGGAGTCGGCGAATTTATCAGTCTCAGGTGTTTCCTGGTTTAGAGATTGCTCTATTGGAAGAAGCATTTCGGCGTAGTCGGCAAATGAATCATGGTAAAGTGAGCGCTTGGTTGTTGTCGCAGTTTCAAGCTTGA
- a CDS encoding fatty acid desaturase translates to MTISTIKEQNSAYSMTRVTTTLRLRDILRTLPREVFEKNRRKAWTVVLVNILMVGLGYGGLAIAPWFCLPLLWIFTGTALTGFFVIGHDCGHRSFANRRWVNNLVGHLAFLPLLYPFHSWRILHNHHHTHTNKLGEDNAWQPFTIEYYASHPIVVKLFYQLTRGRLWWIGSMFHWALLHFNWGNFQGKQRSQVKFSALLVIGFAAVAFPLLFATVGVWGVIKFWLLPWVVYHFWMSTFTIVHHTAPDIPFTPEPEWNEAEAQLFGSVHCDYPRWIEFLCHDINVHIPHHISSAIPSYNLRLAHRILKENWGDELRECRFSWSLMKQITDQCHLYSQQECYQSFKDYRKAMAGGK, encoded by the coding sequence ATGACTATATCGACAATCAAAGAACAAAATTCCGCTTACTCGATGACAAGGGTGACGACTACCTTACGGTTAAGAGACATTTTGCGAACGTTACCGCGTGAAGTGTTTGAGAAAAACCGTCGCAAAGCCTGGACAGTGGTTCTGGTGAATATTTTAATGGTGGGTCTAGGCTATGGGGGTTTAGCGATCGCGCCCTGGTTTTGTTTACCGCTATTATGGATTTTCACTGGTACAGCATTGACTGGCTTTTTTGTGATCGGTCATGATTGTGGTCATCGTTCCTTTGCCAATCGCCGTTGGGTGAATAATTTGGTGGGACACCTGGCATTTTTACCTTTACTTTATCCCTTTCATAGCTGGCGTATTCTCCATAACCACCATCATACCCACACGAATAAGCTTGGCGAAGATAATGCATGGCAACCCTTTACTATAGAGTATTATGCCAGCCACCCGATTGTAGTTAAGTTGTTTTACCAACTAACCCGAGGTCGATTGTGGTGGATTGGTTCGATGTTCCACTGGGCTTTACTGCATTTTAACTGGGGGAATTTCCAGGGGAAACAGCGTTCTCAAGTCAAGTTTTCCGCGTTGTTGGTTATCGGTTTTGCTGCTGTTGCATTTCCTTTACTCTTTGCCACAGTAGGTGTGTGGGGAGTGATCAAATTCTGGCTACTTCCCTGGGTTGTTTACCATTTCTGGATGAGTACATTTACCATTGTTCACCACACAGCACCCGATATTCCCTTTACCCCAGAACCAGAGTGGAATGAGGCTGAGGCTCAACTATTTGGTTCGGTTCACTGTGATTATCCCCGTTGGATAGAGTTTCTCTGCCACGATATTAATGTTCACATTCCCCATCACATTTCCAGTGCGATTCCGTCCTATAATTTGCGGTTAGCGCATCGGATTCTCAAGGAAAATTGGGGAGATGAATTGCGTGAATGCCGTTTTTCTTGGTCGTTGATGAAACAGATTACCGATCAATGTCACCTGTATAGTCAACAGGAGTGCTATCAGTCGTTTAAAGACTATCGAAAAGCCATGGCTGGAGGCAAGTAA
- a CDS encoding class I SAM-dependent methyltransferase: MLLQSNQRTKLDDTDDTLFYSFPRFVTHVDAGFLDQLTQLYRERLKPHTRILDMMSSHVSHLPDDMEFAHVEGHGMNEQELARNPRLNHYFVQDLNKNPQLPLPDQEFDAVLNCVSIQYLQYPDAVFQEIYRILKPGGIAIISFSNRMFFQKAIAAWRDGTEASRVQLVKGYFQSVPGFATPEVMAPSSPVPSLFQMLGVGGGDPFYAVIAQRQDNQHGV, from the coding sequence ATGCTGCTGCAATCCAACCAACGGACGAAACTAGACGATACCGACGATACCCTGTTTTACTCTTTCCCTCGCTTTGTCACCCATGTTGATGCGGGGTTTCTGGATCAACTCACTCAACTCTATAGAGAACGCCTGAAACCCCATACTCGCATCCTGGATATGATGAGTAGTCATGTGTCTCACTTGCCCGATGACATGGAATTCGCCCATGTTGAGGGACACGGGATGAATGAACAGGAACTAGCACGCAATCCCCGCTTAAATCATTATTTTGTCCAGGATCTGAATAAAAATCCTCAGTTACCGTTGCCCGATCAAGAGTTTGATGCGGTTCTCAACTGTGTCTCGATTCAGTACCTCCAATACCCTGATGCGGTGTTTCAGGAGATTTACCGCATCCTCAAACCTGGGGGTATCGCCATTATCAGCTTTTCTAACCGCATGTTCTTCCAAAAAGCGATCGCGGCATGGCGAGACGGAACTGAAGCCAGTCGTGTGCAACTTGTCAAGGGTTATTTTCAATCTGTACCCGGATTTGCTACTCCCGAAGTGATGGCCCCTTCTTCGCCAGTTCCCAGTTTGTTCCAGATGCTAGGGGTTGGCGGGGGTGATCCCTTCTACGCCGTCATCGCCCAGCGTCAAGACAATCAACACGGAGTTTAA
- a CDS encoding transporter, producing MNAQPLPRINQKPFLPIPDTISQTWEIQSETKPANVDFSREIDPIIDRQQANYDRWDKRSLTPQHEREAQVNPLGVLDLLEKTSTALSHPISFDEISTGQSTPEVLTPLPIFNLDDQNIQLADSNNQIEPFRWTSGRPDGHAPIGVMGDHTHSAGEWMFSYRYRFMDMDGNREGTDNLSDAEVLQQFPVTPVRMTMQMHALGVMYAPSDDLTLMAMIPYVFKEMDHVTRRGVRFTTNSEGFGDIKLTALYKVLDQSQQRLHLNIGMSFPTGSIEERDNTPAGDDQILPYPMQIGSGTFDLLPGITYLGQSNNWSWGSQAIATLRLGENSNDYRLGNQLMLTGWTAYKWTDWLSTSIRLNGQTWGNLDGSDSRLNPMMIPTADPDRRGGTQLNLGFGVNLYAPSGNLQGSRLAIEFELPLYRSLDGPQLETDWRLTAGLQAVF from the coding sequence GTGAATGCACAACCCTTGCCAAGGATAAACCAAAAACCCTTCTTACCCATTCCCGATACAATCTCACAAACGTGGGAAATTCAATCGGAAACCAAACCAGCGAATGTAGATTTCTCTAGGGAAATTGATCCGATTATAGATCGACAACAGGCAAATTATGATCGATGGGACAAACGTTCATTGACTCCCCAACATGAGCGAGAGGCTCAGGTTAACCCTCTTGGTGTTCTAGACTTGCTGGAAAAAACTTCAACGGCTTTGAGCCATCCCATTTCCTTCGATGAGATATCAACCGGACAATCCACTCCTGAAGTTCTAACTCCGCTGCCAATCTTTAATTTAGACGATCAAAACATCCAACTTGCTGATAGCAATAATCAAATAGAACCCTTTCGATGGACTTCAGGACGACCCGATGGACATGCTCCTATTGGCGTAATGGGTGATCATACCCACAGTGCCGGAGAATGGATGTTCTCCTACCGCTATCGGTTTATGGATATGGACGGTAATCGGGAGGGTACAGATAACCTCAGCGATGCCGAGGTTTTGCAACAGTTTCCAGTGACTCCGGTACGCATGACCATGCAAATGCACGCACTAGGGGTGATGTATGCACCCAGCGATGACCTGACGTTGATGGCGATGATACCTTATGTTTTCAAAGAAATGGATCATGTTACTCGTCGCGGCGTGCGCTTTACTACCAATTCAGAAGGCTTCGGTGATATCAAACTCACAGCACTTTACAAAGTCCTAGATCAAAGCCAACAGCGCTTGCACTTGAATATCGGCATGAGTTTCCCCACAGGCTCAATTGAGGAGCGAGACAATACCCCAGCAGGTGATGACCAGATTTTACCCTATCCCATGCAGATCGGTTCTGGCACTTTTGACTTACTACCTGGTATTACTTACTTAGGTCAGAGTAACAATTGGTCTTGGGGCAGCCAAGCGATCGCGACGCTGCGCTTGGGTGAAAATAGTAATGATTATCGACTCGGTAATCAACTGATGCTCACGGGTTGGACGGCTTATAAGTGGACAGATTGGCTGAGTACCTCAATTCGTCTCAATGGTCAGACGTGGGGAAATCTTGATGGATCTGACTCTCGTCTGAATCCGATGATGATTCCCACTGCTGATCCAGATAGACGAGGTGGCACTCAGTTAAATTTAGGCTTTGGTGTTAATCTCTATGCTCCCAGTGGTAATCTTCAGGGAAGTCGGTTAGCGATTGAGTTTGAATTACCTCTTTATCGTTCTCTGGATGGCCCGCAGCTTGAAACGGATTGGCGGTTGACGGCTGGTTTGCAAGCCGTTTTTTAG
- a CDS encoding anthranilate phosphoribosyltransferase family protein, with translation MSIIFRELLKKVGSGSHTHKDLTREEAANATEMILNEDATPAQIGAFLIAHRIKRPTSEELAGMLDAYDQLGCTVPRLSGDPIVTVMGTPYDGRSRTAPVTLLTALMLAASGVPVIQHGGDCMATKYGIPLVEIWQGLGIDFTRLSLTQVHQSLETTRFGFIYTPNHFPATQSLVNYRDQIGKRPPFATIELIWLPYAGNVHLVAGFVHPPTEEFMQGTLALRGVNNYTLVKGLEGSCDLPRERTAIISTHKPGDSEPYQRLKLHPRDYGFEGKEVPLESKEQLLAQIKDVLAGKSSELQKSVIWNGGFYLWRCGVCPALEDGLSKAESLLTTGALQQQLTEIESTVSYSNRHSG, from the coding sequence ATGAGTATTATTTTCAGAGAACTGTTAAAGAAAGTGGGTAGCGGTAGCCATACTCACAAAGATTTAACTCGTGAAGAAGCCGCCAACGCCACAGAAATGATCTTGAATGAAGACGCGACTCCGGCTCAAATTGGGGCGTTTTTAATTGCCCATCGGATTAAGCGCCCCACGAGTGAGGAACTTGCGGGAATGTTGGATGCGTATGATCAATTAGGTTGCACAGTACCCCGGTTATCGGGTGATCCGATAGTCACGGTAATGGGGACACCTTACGACGGGCGATCGCGAACCGCCCCAGTTACTCTATTAACGGCGCTGATGCTGGCGGCTTCAGGGGTTCCGGTAATCCAACATGGCGGCGACTGTATGGCAACAAAATATGGCATTCCCCTAGTAGAAATTTGGCAAGGATTGGGCATTGATTTTACCCGATTGAGTCTTACCCAAGTGCATCAGAGTTTAGAAACAACTCGCTTTGGGTTTATCTACACCCCTAACCATTTTCCGGCGACTCAAAGTTTGGTAAATTATCGAGATCAGATTGGCAAGCGTCCCCCCTTTGCCACGATTGAATTAATTTGGCTTCCCTATGCTGGAAACGTGCATTTAGTGGCTGGGTTTGTCCATCCCCCAACGGAAGAATTTATGCAGGGAACATTAGCGTTACGAGGCGTCAACAATTACACATTAGTCAAGGGGTTAGAGGGAAGTTGTGATTTGCCCCGTGAACGGACGGCGATTATTTCGACACATAAACCTGGAGATAGCGAACCCTATCAACGCCTGAAACTTCACCCTAGGGATTATGGTTTTGAAGGGAAGGAAGTTCCTTTAGAGTCCAAGGAACAATTATTGGCACAAATTAAGGATGTTTTAGCCGGAAAATCTTCAGAATTGCAAAAATCCGTGATTTGGAATGGTGGGTTTTATCTTTGGCGTTGTGGGGTTTGCCCTGCGTTAGAAGATGGATTAAGTAAGGCGGAGTCTTTGTTAACTACAGGGGCACTTCAGCAGCAGTTGACTGAGATTGAGTCTACTGTAAGTTATAGCAACCGCCATAGCGGTTAG
- a CDS encoding ferredoxin--nitrite reductase — protein MTTTKDVSKKINKVEKAKAEKDGLDIKQELESLIQLGWENVDKTDLELRLKWLGVFFRPVTPGKFMLRLRIPNGSLDSEKMRVLANIVQRYGDDGSADITTRQNIQLRGVRLEDIPDIFHQLQSVNLTSIQSGMDNVRNLTGSPVAGIDADEIIDTRDMLQKLQDMITNNGEGNYAFTNLPRKFNIAIEGGRDNSIHAEINDIAFVPAYRDGELGFNVLVGGYLSAQRCVEAIPLNAWVPANEADVINLSGAILTVYTQNGLKEGLRKSRQKARMMWLIDKWGVDKFRAEVEKTYGKELLPAAPEDEITQEKKDYIGVYPQKQPGYSYVGLLVPVGRLSADTMFELARLADVYGNGEIRLTVEQNLIIPYIANDKIEAFLSEPLLQQFPIHPSTLTRSLVSCTGNRYCNFAIIETKQRALKLAQELDQELDIPERVRIHWTGCPNSCGQPQVADIGLMGTKVRKDGKPVEGVNLYTGGKVGKDAQLGDVLEKGIACDDLKPILRNLLIENFDAKVKDGVVIEPEPETQEFFE, from the coding sequence ATGACTACAACAAAAGACGTATCCAAAAAAATAAACAAAGTGGAAAAAGCCAAAGCCGAGAAAGATGGGCTAGACATTAAACAGGAACTGGAAAGCTTAATCCAACTTGGCTGGGAAAATGTTGATAAAACCGACTTAGAACTCCGCCTCAAGTGGTTAGGTGTCTTTTTCCGTCCAGTGACTCCCGGCAAATTCATGTTGCGCTTACGCATACCCAATGGTTCTCTTGACAGTGAGAAAATGCGGGTTCTCGCCAATATTGTGCAGCGTTATGGTGATGATGGTAGCGCCGATATTACCACTCGCCAAAATATTCAACTGCGAGGCGTCCGTTTAGAAGATATTCCAGACATTTTCCATCAACTGCAATCCGTTAATCTGACCAGTATACAGTCGGGAATGGATAATGTGCGGAATTTAACCGGATCACCCGTCGCTGGAATTGATGCAGACGAAATCATTGACACCCGTGACATGCTGCAAAAATTGCAGGACATGATTACCAATAACGGGGAAGGCAATTATGCATTTACAAATCTTCCGCGTAAATTCAATATTGCCATCGAAGGAGGACGAGATAACTCCATTCACGCCGAAATTAATGATATTGCCTTTGTCCCTGCTTATCGGGATGGAGAATTGGGCTTTAATGTTTTAGTCGGCGGTTATTTATCAGCCCAGCGTTGTGTGGAAGCGATTCCTTTAAATGCATGGGTTCCAGCAAATGAAGCAGATGTGATTAACTTGAGTGGTGCGATTCTCACCGTTTATACTCAGAACGGATTAAAAGAGGGATTAAGAAAAAGCCGCCAAAAAGCCCGGATGATGTGGTTGATTGATAAATGGGGCGTAGACAAATTCCGGGCGGAAGTCGAAAAAACTTATGGGAAAGAACTCCTCCCGGCTGCGCCTGAGGATGAGATTACCCAAGAGAAAAAAGATTACATTGGGGTTTATCCGCAAAAGCAACCAGGGTACAGTTATGTTGGCTTACTGGTTCCCGTGGGGCGCTTGTCAGCCGACACCATGTTTGAGTTAGCCCGATTAGCTGATGTTTATGGCAATGGTGAAATTCGCTTAACCGTTGAACAAAATTTAATTATTCCCTACATTGCCAATGACAAAATCGAAGCATTTCTGAGTGAACCGTTACTCCAGCAGTTTCCGATTCATCCCTCTACGCTTACCCGTTCCTTGGTGTCTTGTACTGGGAATCGCTATTGCAATTTTGCCATCATTGAAACTAAGCAACGGGCATTAAAATTAGCGCAAGAACTGGATCAAGAATTAGACATTCCCGAACGAGTGCGGATACACTGGACTGGATGTCCCAACTCCTGCGGACAACCTCAAGTTGCTGATATTGGCTTAATGGGTACGAAAGTTCGTAAAGATGGCAAGCCTGTCGAAGGGGTGAATCTTTATACTGGGGGAAAAGTGGGCAAAGATGCTCAACTCGGAGACGTATTGGAAAAAGGAATTGCCTGCGATGACTTAAAACCGATTCTCCGGAATCTATTAATTGAAAACTTTGATGCTAAAGTTAAGGATGGAGTCGTTATAGAACCAGAGCCGGAAACTCAGGAGTTTTTTGAATAA
- a CDS encoding HEAT repeat domain-containing protein produces the protein MDKLLKQATVATEQRDWLSVTQCLQQLPLDECSRNHANPEAKELPLGLAMALTVLEQGDFQARWDIAKVLPQWGERIVTPLIEILEDEEADLEQRWFAGRILGGFNTPEVIRTLVKLLDHSEDEELSAIASSALAAIGHAAVEALTDLLVQPESRLFATRALAQMHCAEVINPLLSVVHDPDVQVRVTAIAALSRFHDDRIVSVFLVALNDYAASVRKEAVIGLGLSASSQTDLDTLIYLQPLLYDLNLDVCQQAAIAIGRIGTDQAAEALFPVLRSPLTPVPLQLTVIQVLARIETATTLEYLHQALSTIAEDSILEIVRVFGRIETPNLKYQAAKILLDFFKSGHPSVETTAIKQALAYSWGQLGIRDAMETLGQLQNDPQMSVRLHANAAIQQLQ, from the coding sequence ATGGACAAACTTCTTAAACAAGCCACAGTTGCCACAGAGCAGAGGGATTGGTTGTCAGTCACTCAATGTTTGCAGCAATTACCGTTGGATGAGTGCAGCCGAAATCATGCCAATCCAGAAGCAAAGGAATTGCCTCTAGGATTGGCGATGGCGTTAACGGTTTTGGAACAGGGAGATTTTCAGGCGCGTTGGGATATTGCCAAGGTTTTGCCACAATGGGGCGAGAGAATTGTAACACCGTTGATCGAGATTCTGGAAGATGAGGAGGCGGATTTAGAGCAACGGTGGTTTGCGGGGCGGATTTTGGGGGGATTTAATACGCCTGAGGTGATTCGGACATTGGTGAAATTACTGGATCATAGTGAAGACGAAGAGTTAAGTGCGATCGCATCGAGTGCATTAGCCGCGATCGGACATGCTGCGGTTGAGGCGTTGACTGATTTGCTAGTGCAACCGGAATCTCGTCTTTTCGCCACTCGCGCCTTAGCTCAAATGCATTGTGCAGAGGTGATTAATCCCTTATTAAGCGTCGTCCATGATCCAGATGTACAGGTGCGCGTCACTGCCATTGCTGCCCTGAGTCGTTTCCATGACGATCGCATTGTATCCGTTTTCCTGGTGGCGTTAAACGATTATGCAGCATCTGTGCGTAAAGAAGCGGTGATCGGGTTAGGCTTAAGCGCCTCCTCACAGACAGATCTCGATACATTAATCTATCTGCAACCCCTGCTATATGATCTGAACTTAGATGTCTGTCAGCAAGCCGCGATCGCGATCGGTAGAATCGGTACTGATCAAGCAGCCGAGGCGTTATTTCCCGTTTTGCGATCGCCTCTAACTCCTGTTCCCCTACAACTTACTGTCATTCAGGTATTGGCGCGGATCGAAACGGCGACAACATTGGAGTATTTACACCAAGCCTTATCCACCATAGCCGAAGACTCTATATTAGAAATCGTGCGCGTTTTTGGGCGGATTGAAACCCCGAATCTGAAATACCAAGCCGCTAAAATTTTGCTGGATTTCTTTAAGTCGGGACATCCCAGTGTTGAAACAACCGCCATTAAACAGGCGTTGGCTTACAGTTGGGGACAATTAGGAATCCGCGACGCCATGGAAACTTTAGGACAACTCCAGAATGATCCTCAAATGAGTGTAAGATTACACGCTAATGCGGCAATTCAACAACTCCAGTAA
- a CDS encoding HNH endonuclease, translating into MVSNPTRKLVRQRARYLCEYCHSPEYLSPDRFTIDHIMPQSRGGSNHRDNLALACHRCNERHYNFTSGLDPQTQVEIPLFNPRQQQWSNHFIWTKDGIKVLGTTSTGRATCNRLDINDERRDEPSIQIARRLWVTAGWHPPESDPRL; encoded by the coding sequence ATGGTGTCCAACCCAACCCGAAAACTTGTACGACAACGAGCGAGATACCTTTGTGAATACTGTCACTCCCCCGAATATCTGAGTCCAGACCGTTTCACGATTGACCATATTATGCCTCAGTCTCGGGGAGGTTCAAACCACCGGGATAACCTTGCCTTAGCTTGTCATCGTTGTAATGAGCGTCATTATAACTTTACATCGGGGCTTGACCCCCAAACTCAAGTAGAAATTCCCCTATTTAACCCTCGTCAACAACAGTGGTCAAACCATTTTATTTGGACAAAAGATGGCATAAAAGTTTTAGGCACAACGTCTACGGGTAGAGCGACTTGTAATCGCCTCGACATCAATGATGAACGCCGTGATGAACCTTCTATTCAAATTGCCCGTCGGTTGTGGGTAACAGCAGGTTGGCATCCACCGGAGTCTGATCCGCGACTCTAG
- a CDS encoding DUF4058 family protein: MSPFPGMNPYLENPELWSEVHSRLIVAIADEIAPALLPNYYVAIEKRVYSSTPEDTILIGIPDVSVVCSEVEASPEFATRNRATATLSKPDQPQTVTIPLAEEVEERYLEIRDTKTGKVVTTIELLSPKNKRAGEGREAYLRKRQKILTCSTHLVEIDLLRSGKAMPMQGVAQLKDYRILISRSDLRPHAQLYAFNLTDAIPKVELPLQGEEKSPILDLKLILDGVYQRAGYHFRVRASKLGLT, encoded by the coding sequence ATGTCTCCGTTTCCTGGCATGAATCCCTATCTGGAGAATCCAGAATTATGGTCTGAGGTGCATAGCCGTCTAATTGTCGCGATCGCGGATGAGATTGCACCCGCGTTACTTCCTAACTATTATGTGGCAATTGAAAAGCGTGTCTACAGTAGCACTCCTGAGGATACTATCCTGATTGGTATTCCCGATGTTTCCGTTGTCTGTTCAGAGGTAGAGGCGTCTCCAGAATTCGCCACGCGCAACAGGGCTACTGCTACCTTATCGAAGCCTGATCAACCGCAAACCGTAACGATTCCCTTGGCGGAGGAGGTAGAAGAACGCTATTTAGAGATTCGAGACACTAAAACCGGAAAAGTTGTCACCACAATTGAACTACTTTCACCCAAGAATAAACGAGCAGGTGAGGGGAGGGAAGCATATCTACGCAAACGCCAGAAAATTTTAACCTGTTCCACCCACTTGGTAGAAATTGATTTACTTCGCAGTGGAAAAGCGATGCCGATGCAAGGGGTAGCTCAGTTAAAAGACTATCGGATTCTGATTAGTCGCAGCGATTTAAGACCTCATGCCCAGCTTTATGCCTTTAATTTAACCGATGCGATTCCTAAAGTCGAGTTACCGTTACAGGGAGAAGAGAAGAGTCCGATTCTGGATTTAAAACTCATTCTCGATGGCGTTTATCAGCGTGCAGGGTATCACTTCAGGGTAAGAGCATCTAAATTAGGCTTGACATAA
- a CDS encoding DNA phosphorothioation system restriction enzyme, whose product MISPGCPRLPPSLHLRSYQQQAITNWFSNQGRGTLKMATGSGKTITALAIATQLYHQIGLQVLLVVCPYRHLVTQWARECQTFNLEPILAFENVRHWQNPLSTALYNLQSGNQSFLTIITTNATLITEGLQSQLKYLPPKTLIVGDEAHNLGSRRLEESLPRNIGLRLALSATPERYFDEEGTHGLFNYFGSVLQPELTLADAIHQGALVHYLYYPILVELTETESIAYAKFTKRIGWALMNNEGVDIQNNDTVTALLMQRARLIGSAANKLTALRELMAERLETYHTLFYCGDGSVEGSVSQETTRQLAAVTRLLGSELGYRINTYTADTHLAEREELRRQFETGKLQGLVAIRCLDEGVDIPAIQTAVILASSGNPRQFIQRRGRILRPHPDKERATLFDMIVLPPDLGRETLEVERNLLKKELKRFLEFADLADNAGEARLKLLQLQKRYGLLDI is encoded by the coding sequence ATGATATCACCAGGTTGTCCCCGGCTACCCCCATCACTGCACCTGCGTTCCTACCAGCAACAAGCGATAACCAACTGGTTTAGCAATCAGGGACGCGGTACGCTGAAGATGGCAACAGGGAGTGGCAAGACAATTACCGCCCTCGCGATCGCAACCCAACTCTATCACCAAATCGGCTTACAAGTCTTACTGGTTGTTTGTCCCTATCGTCATCTAGTTACCCAATGGGCGCGAGAATGTCAGACGTTTAATTTAGAACCGATTCTGGCATTTGAAAATGTACGCCATTGGCAAAATCCACTGTCTACTGCCCTTTATAACTTACAATCGGGCAATCAATCTTTTCTGACAATTATCACCACCAACGCCACATTGATCACAGAGGGGTTACAATCTCAACTCAAATACCTTCCCCCCAAAACCTTAATTGTTGGTGATGAAGCCCATAACCTAGGGTCTCGACGCTTAGAAGAAAGTTTACCACGCAACATTGGCTTACGTCTTGCCCTATCCGCCACACCAGAACGCTATTTTGATGAAGAAGGAACCCACGGCTTATTCAACTATTTTGGCTCAGTTTTGCAACCTGAACTGACTTTAGCGGATGCGATTCACCAAGGGGCATTAGTTCACTATCTCTACTATCCAATATTAGTGGAATTAACCGAAACTGAATCAATCGCTTATGCCAAATTTACTAAACGCATTGGCTGGGCGCTAATGAATAATGAAGGGGTCGATATCCAGAATAATGATACTGTAACTGCCTTATTAATGCAACGCGCTCGTTTAATTGGGTCAGCGGCTAACAAGTTAACCGCATTGCGAGAGTTAATGGCAGAACGATTAGAGACCTATCACACGTTATTTTATTGTGGAGATGGTTCAGTGGAAGGCAGTGTAAGTCAGGAAACCACTCGTCAATTAGCAGCCGTAACCCGGTTATTAGGAAGTGAACTTGGATATCGGATTAACACCTATACAGCAGACACGCATTTAGCCGAACGAGAGGAATTACGTCGTCAATTTGAAACCGGGAAATTACAAGGATTGGTGGCGATTCGCTGTCTTGATGAAGGGGTAGATATTCCAGCGATTCAAACCGCTGTTATTCTTGCTAGTAGTGGAAATCCCCGCCAGTTTATTCAACGGCGGGGGCGGATTTTGCGCCCGCATCCTGATAAGGAACGGGCAACTTTATTTGATATGATTGTTCTGCCTCCAGATTTAGGACGTGAAACGTTAGAGGTGGAACGGAATTTGCTCAAAAAAGAGTTGAAACGGTTTTTAGAGTTTGCTGATTTAGCCGATAATGCAGGAGAAGCCCGACTAAAATTGCTGCAACTTCAAAAACGGTATGGATTGTTGGACATTTGA